The genomic interval GGTTCTCCGATGTCCACAAAGTCTCCCTGCTGCAATGACACCTCGTCGATGGAGAGTATGTGGTTGGTCAGTCCGGTCTCGCGCTTCATGACGTTCCCGACGCTGTTTCCGATGTCTTCATCGAAACACATCATGATGGGTCTGCCCGTGCTGACTGTCTTTGGCAGCGCCTTCAGTACGCCCTTTGCGAAACTGGTCAGGCTGTCATAGGAGGGACGCACTGCATCATTGAAGGCGAGGATCAGGTCGTCAACGCCCTCCTCGAGGTCCATCTGCTTCAGTGCATCTGTGATTGCCGTGCATATCTGTTCAGGTGAGGTCATTGCCCTTGGGACGCGAGGGACGACCGCGGGGAGATTACGCAACGGGTATACGAGTCCTTCAGACAGGAACGTGGTGGAGCCGCTGACCTGCAGACTGCTCTGCCCTGCACCAATTACGGTGGCACGGATGCGATGGTCGGGTTCTATCACGTTGTATCCGAGAGATTGAGTCCGCACGGTTATGGCTCTGGCAAGTTCTCTGCCGAGGTCTCCGAAGTCGGCCTCTTCTCGTCTGTAGATGTACTCGGCCACACCACCTGAGAAGGTGATGTCGTCGATTCGTTCAGTGAGTTTGAGCGGCGGCGTCATCATCAGCATCCGTGTGACCTGTGACTGAGCTGTACCGCGCATCGCCTCCATCAGAGAGTCGGCAAGAAACGAGCTCACTTTCTTCTTGACATCTTCGCTGATCTCCATGCCGATGTGGACCTTGAAGCCTGCCGCTTCTGAGACCAGCCTTCCCGTCTCCTCGAGACGAGTAATATGGTTCTTGTCGTCCACAGCAAGAAGCCTGCCTCCGACGTTCACTGCCGCGGTGTCCACGACTCGCCCCTGTCTGCACACTGCGATGTTGGATGAACCGCCCCCCACATCGACATTCATGATGGTCCGCCCGGTCTCGCGGGACCTCGTCACGGCGCCGGAGCCATGAGCTGCGACCACGGCTTCGAAGTTCGGGCCTGCGGTGGCGGCGACGAATCTGCCGCTCTCACCTGCCAGAAGCGCAACTATCTCCTGGGCGTTCTGTTTCCTTGCGGTCTCTCCTGTGACTATCACTGCGCCTGTGTCTACATCCAGGACTGAGAGGTCAGCAGCAGCATAGTCTGCGAGAAACAACTCACGGAGTCGCTGAAGGTCGATTGTTGCCGGGTTGAGAAATGGTGTGAGATGAACAGGGCCCTGATGGATGACCTCTCTCTCCTTGATGACGAAGCGCTCGGTATGCCGCTCAGTGTCCTTCTGGAGCACAAGTCTGCTGAATACCAGATGAGAGGTGGTCGTACCAATGTCGATGCCGACGCTGATGAGCTCTTTGCGTGTGACTCTGGTCATCATATGGAGTTTTCACCTCGGCTCAAACCGTCTGTCATGATGCCTATGATGTCCTGAACACTAGCTCGGCGCTCCATCTGAGGGCTAGACGTGGAATCTCCTTCTGATTCCACCTTGATTCAGGTACAGGACGATGATCAAGTTGACGATGAGGGGCAGCCACGCAATGCTCGGATAGGAGATGAGCAGGAGTATGAGATTGATGATGGCAAACACCATGTCGGCCCACCATGCCCATGACGCGAGGGATAGGAGGCCCAGACCGATGAGGACATACAGAAGCCCGACGATGAGAGTTGCGTTCGGTATGCTCAGCAGGAAACTGCCCAGAAAGAGCCATGACCACGGACTGAGG from Candidatus Thorarchaeota archaeon carries:
- a CDS encoding ethanolamine ammonia-lyase reactivating factor EutA, which produces MMTRVTRKELISVGIDIGTTTSHLVFSRLVLQKDTERHTERFVIKEREVIHQGPVHLTPFLNPATIDLQRLRELFLADYAAADLSVLDVDTGAVIVTGETARKQNAQEIVALLAGESGRFVAATAGPNFEAVVAAHGSGAVTRSRETGRTIMNVDVGGGSSNIAVCRQGRVVDTAAVNVGGRLLAVDDKNHITRLEETGRLVSEAAGFKVHIGMEISEDVKKKVSSFLADSLMEAMRGTAQSQVTRMLMMTPPLKLTERIDDITFSGGVAEYIYRREEADFGDLGRELARAITVRTQSLGYNVIEPDHRIRATVIGAGQSSLQVSGSTTFLSEGLVYPLRNLPAVVPRVPRAMTSPEQICTAITDALKQMDLEEGVDDLILAFNDAVRPSYDSLTSFAKGVLKALPKTVSTGRPIMMCFDEDIGNSVGNVMKRETGLTNHILSIDEVSLQQGDFVDIGEPIIEGVVVPVIVKTLVFDR